aatttttttttcatgtttatatattatcatataataaatctcgtttttaaataaaatattacagaTTATGTTTACAATCGATTAATAAAGGTCaactgaaaatattattattggagGATTTCATACTTATTAGATTTGgttttgagttttgaataatCTCTTGCCGATAAAGTATATAAACTAAgatcttttatttatttcgttttaattgttttggacTTTGTTATAAAGAAGAAATGTATCTTTAATACCTTTGAATGAGCACCTTAAAATATTcggtattaataataataataataataatataacttaacTTAGATTAGTGTCATGATGTCCTTAATTTCAAACAACTGTATGATTAGATACTTATGATGTGTTTGCTCCTCAATATcattcatttaaaatatttaattcgGATCTCTTATACAATTTATAAAGTGTAATGCTACGTGTGATATGTGTTCATCATAAATGTTGTTaccattcaaattaattaactCATTAAAAGTAAACTAGAATGACATAAATAAATTtagattgaattatttttatatgcAATATCTTCATTCGCCACAAAAAGAGAAAAAGGTGAATATTAAACACCAAAATAGGAAGCAGAAGCGTCGGGACGGTCTCCGATCTGGTGAGAAGTATGGTGGGagtagaaaatttttgaaaaatactaatttttttaacaaataacCAAtttataaatagaataaaataactataattaaaacacatattaaaacaatcaataaaaataaatataatatcagttttaactaaaataaagtaaaaaaataatgttaaaaaaaaaaaaaagtaattatcaACATTGTGATATATCACCAAGTCGAGAGTTATATTGCCTTCAACCTACAATAAAATTGTAATATCTTTTGATGTACTCACAACTTCAAAATATGATACACTAACAACAATGATAAATTAATAGTGATGTGACTTCTTTAAATCCAATTTCAACGCATATTTTTACATTTTACGTTGACCCAAAAGCATAATCAATGAATTAGTATTagtataattaaaaaacaacaaaGTTGAGCCCAAAAAATGGGCCAgccaatcaaaaaaaaaaatacttgtaATAAGTTAGggttaaaaaaacattatttaggGTTTTACAAAAACATAGGAATAGTTCAGAATTCAGCCGTTGTCATCCCCCTGTATAAATAATCATATACCTAATTCTTTTCTTAATATCCCATCAAAATTCAAGATCTGCGACCAATTTCTATCTCTTTCTCCCCCAAATTTCCCTCAAATTCCTATCAATGGCACGcaacaaaaccctaaaacccttgACTGAAGCTCCTCCTGAGCCTGAGTCTTCATCTGATGAAGAAACTGATAATGAACAACATCAAGAAGAAGGTTCTGGCGGTTCATCCGATGAAGAACAGGATCTAGAACAAAGAGAAGGGGAAGGGGACGAGGAAGAGGACGAGGAAGAGGAAGaatctgatgatgatgatgaagatgaagaggaaGAACCAGAACAAAACACATCAACTCCAATTCAGCCTTCCAATACCAAAAAATTAACTATCATTAATTCAAAAAAACCCGTTCAGGATGGTTCCTCAGACGAGGATGATCCCCCTGTTTCGAAATTTAAATCCGTTTCAAAACCCGTTCTTGAGATCTCTTCCCCTCCTAAGTCCAGATCTAAACCCGCAAACACCGGTTCGAGTACTACTGCTGAGAAAAGGCCTGCTGAAGGGGATGAGAAAACTGGTACAGCAAAGAAGCAGAAGAAGGAAAAAACTACTCCTGGGTCTGGAGTTGGGACTCCTGTTGTTCAAGAAGAAGGGTCCAAGAAGTTATTCCAGAGGCTTTTTAGTGAAAATGATGAGATTCAGATTCTTAATGGCATGATTGAGTATAAGGCTAGAAAAGGTGCTGATCCCATGAATGATATGGAGGATTTTTGTGCTTTTGTCAAGAAATTGTTGCATGTTGATGTTAGTAAGAGTCAGATTATGGATAAAATTCGTAGGCTTAAGAAAAAGTTTAATAATGCTAAGAGTAAAGATAAGAAGATTGGTAATGAACATGAGAAacgtttgtttgatttgtctaagAAGATTTGGGATGATAGTGGTAACAATACTAAGGATGATAAAGTTTCTAATGGGGTTGTTGGGGATAAGGATGTTGTTGTGAAATCGGGCTCGAAGCCCAGGGCTACAAAGAGTAAGAGTGATAATGTGGTTACTGAAAAGAATAAGGTGGTGGTTCACAATGGTGATACAGCTGGAAAGGGTTTGGTGAATTCTGCCATGGAAGAAGATTTGGATGTTGGTGAAATGGCTGTTAAGGAGAAGGTTAGGAAGAGGGCATTGAAAAAGATGGGTGAAAAGGGGCGGGCCGAGATCGACGAGATGTGGGAGAAGGTGGCAAAAGCGGAATGGGAATTGAAGATGATGCGGGAAGAAGCACAAAGGGAGGAGACTAGAAGGATTATGGAAGCTCTTGGATGGGTTAAGCCCTAGGTGTAAGTAAGGAAGTATGGAACTTTGTTGTTTATGATTATCTTTTTATAAGCCTTAGGATGTACATTCCTTAAACAGGCTCTTTATGTTTGATATGT
This genomic stretch from Amaranthus tricolor cultivar Red isolate AtriRed21 chromosome 9, ASM2621246v1, whole genome shotgun sequence harbors:
- the LOC130824096 gene encoding GLABROUS1 enhancer-binding protein-like, with product MARNKTLKPLTEAPPEPESSSDEETDNEQHQEEGSGGSSDEEQDLEQREGEGDEEEDEEEEESDDDDEDEEEEPEQNTSTPIQPSNTKKLTIINSKKPVQDGSSDEDDPPVSKFKSVSKPVLEISSPPKSRSKPANTGSSTTAEKRPAEGDEKTGTAKKQKKEKTTPGSGVGTPVVQEEGSKKLFQRLFSENDEIQILNGMIEYKARKGADPMNDMEDFCAFVKKLLHVDVSKSQIMDKIRRLKKKFNNAKSKDKKIGNEHEKRLFDLSKKIWDDSGNNTKDDKVSNGVVGDKDVVVKSGSKPRATKSKSDNVVTEKNKVVVHNGDTAGKGLVNSAMEEDLDVGEMAVKEKVRKRALKKMGEKGRAEIDEMWEKVAKAEWELKMMREEAQREETRRIMEALGWVKP